From the Actinomycetota bacterium genome, one window contains:
- a CDS encoding cytochrome b/b6 domain-containing protein — MLKISKYLPEINVWLDVIWFALLLIMFLFWYVIHFAGNWLTGRAYKRFVKWEWPPHEEVIPPTPKIMHGIHVVGMICLALSGLYIRFPFVYGLRDAMRYLHYTCGVIVTINFVSRVVYAFNVDKNEFILRWHEIKAMPAVLMYYLFIKSEKPHLAKYNPLQKMTYLILFPIPLAFMVYTGFAMLFPTPLLFWATPFVGEATALAWTRVIHYCLCMLLIMFTLIHVYLSVTEGLTSFLDFFGIVPITHVEHVPHAEHGHMEGHLKGHEIKGHEIKSEHHEVE; from the coding sequence GTGTTAAAAATTTCAAAATATTTACCCGAAATCAATGTTTGGCTGGATGTAATTTGGTTTGCTCTACTTTTAATCATGTTCCTTTTCTGGTATGTAATTCACTTCGCTGGGAATTGGCTGACGGGTAGAGCCTACAAAAGATTCGTTAAATGGGAATGGCCACCCCATGAAGAGGTAATTCCCCCTACACCAAAAATCATGCACGGCATCCATGTAGTGGGGATGATCTGTCTCGCACTTTCCGGATTGTATATCCGCTTTCCCTTCGTTTACGGACTGCGGGATGCCATGAGATATCTGCACTACACTTGTGGGGTGATAGTCACCATCAATTTCGTCTCCCGTGTGGTTTACGCATTCAATGTGGACAAGAATGAATTCATCCTCAGGTGGCATGAGATCAAAGCCATGCCCGCCGTTCTCATGTACTATCTCTTTATCAAATCCGAGAAACCCCATCTCGCCAAGTACAATCCTTTGCAGAAGATGACCTATTTAATTCTATTCCCAATACCATTGGCCTTCATGGTCTACACCGGATTTGCGATGTTATTCCCCACTCCTTTGCTTTTCTGGGCCACACCCTTTGTGGGAGAGGCCACGGCTCTCGCTTGGACGAGGGTTATTCATTATTGCCTGTGTATGTTGCTCATAATGTTTACCTTGATTCATGTCTATCTCTCGGTCACTGAGGGCTTGACTAGTTTCCTGGATTTCTTCGGTATAGTGCCCATAACCCATGTAGAACATGTACCCCACGCGGAGCATGGGCATATGGAAGGTCACTTAAAGGGACACGAGATAAAGGGGCATGAGATAAAAAGTGAACATCACGAGGTTGAGTAG